A stretch of the Rhizobium sp. CCGE531 genome encodes the following:
- a CDS encoding alpha/beta fold hydrolase → MSPEIKSNYARLSSITMHYLTAGSGESLVLLHGVPQSSHEWRHVIPFLADKYAIIAPDLRGLGDTSRPVDGYDKKTVAADVWELLSEHLKIDRFNLVGHDWGGPVAFALAAQHREAVSKLAILDVTIPGDGADMSQGGRRWHHPFFRTPDLPEAMFGGREHIYLEWLFDNYGSRPNVLSQEDKNEYFRTYLKPGGLRTLLAYYRGFPTDVKDNELFLERDGKIEMPVLALGGDSGFGRGMETMESMQRVASDVRGGVIPGSGHWIAEEAPEFIASELRKFFG, encoded by the coding sequence ATGAGTCCCGAAATCAAAAGCAATTACGCGCGCCTGTCCAGCATCACCATGCACTACCTGACCGCAGGATCCGGCGAGTCGCTGGTTCTCCTTCACGGGGTGCCGCAGAGTTCGCACGAATGGCGGCACGTGATCCCCTTCCTCGCCGACAAGTACGCGATCATTGCGCCGGACCTGCGGGGCCTCGGCGACACTTCCCGGCCCGTCGATGGTTATGACAAGAAAACTGTTGCCGCAGACGTGTGGGAGCTTCTTTCTGAACATCTGAAGATCGATCGCTTCAATCTTGTGGGACACGACTGGGGCGGCCCGGTGGCGTTTGCCCTGGCCGCGCAGCACCGGGAGGCTGTTAGCAAGCTCGCGATCCTGGACGTTACCATTCCTGGCGATGGAGCGGACATGTCGCAAGGCGGCCGGCGTTGGCACCACCCCTTCTTCAGGACGCCGGATTTGCCCGAAGCGATGTTCGGCGGTCGCGAGCATATCTATCTGGAATGGTTGTTTGACAATTATGGGAGCCGTCCAAACGTTCTGTCTCAGGAAGATAAGAACGAGTACTTCCGTACCTACCTGAAACCCGGCGGCTTGCGCACACTTCTCGCCTATTATCGCGGGTTTCCAACCGACGTCAAAGACAACGAGTTATTCCTCGAGAGGGATGGCAAGATCGAAATGCCGGTCCTTGCCCTGGGCGGAGACAGTGGTTTTGGCCGCGGCATGGAGACGATGGAATCAATGCAGCGCGTGGCAAGTGACGTTCGAGGCGGAGTGATCCCGGGCTCCGGTCACTGGATTGCGGAAGAAGCTCCCGAATTCATAGCGAGCGAACTCCGGAAATTCTTCGGCTAA
- a CDS encoding NAD(P)-dependent oxidoreductase produces MASHLLKSGFRVKGFDISENALRSFADSGGTAYPDATEAASETDVLMLMVVNIDQAHQALFERGALANSTRASVVVLMSTCPPGEVEQLAEAVTARGHRFLDAPVSGGVAGARDASLSIMVAGDRQTYEMSRDLFDVLGSKIYYLGERPGQASVAKAVNQLLCGVHLAAAAEALSLAERAGLDTSTVLEIVSGSAAASWMLNDRGQRMLLEDPEVTSAVDIFVKDLGIVLAAGSSAKAALPLASVAHQFFLAASGQGSGSADDSQVIRAYRGMTAGQKEAKK; encoded by the coding sequence ATGGCGTCGCATCTCCTGAAAAGCGGCTTCAGGGTCAAGGGGTTTGACATCTCGGAGAATGCTCTAAGAAGCTTCGCTGACAGTGGCGGGACCGCCTATCCAGACGCTACGGAAGCCGCCAGCGAGACTGACGTCTTGATGTTGATGGTGGTCAACATCGACCAAGCGCACCAAGCCCTCTTCGAACGGGGCGCCCTGGCAAATTCAACCAGGGCCAGCGTCGTAGTCCTGATGTCAACATGCCCTCCCGGCGAGGTTGAACAGCTCGCCGAGGCGGTTACTGCTCGCGGTCACCGGTTTCTGGATGCGCCTGTTTCCGGCGGCGTCGCCGGAGCGCGCGACGCGTCGCTTTCCATCATGGTGGCTGGCGACAGGCAAACCTATGAAATGAGCCGCGATCTTTTCGACGTGCTCGGCTCCAAGATCTATTATCTCGGAGAGCGGCCTGGCCAGGCATCGGTTGCCAAGGCGGTCAACCAGCTGCTGTGCGGCGTGCACTTGGCGGCGGCGGCTGAGGCGCTATCGCTCGCCGAAAGGGCTGGTCTTGACACCTCAACGGTACTCGAGATCGTGTCCGGCTCGGCGGCTGCCAGCTGGATGCTCAACGATCGTGGCCAGCGTATGCTTCTGGAGGACCCTGAGGTAACGAGCGCCGTCGACATCTTTGTGAAAGATCTCGGTATCGTGCTTGCCGCTGGCTCCTCTGCCAAGGCCGCCCTGCCACTCGCCTCCGTTGCGCATCAGTTCTTCCTTGCCGCGTCCGGGCAGGGGTCAGGCTCGGCAGATGACAGTCAGGTCATTCGTGCGTATCGGGGTATGACCGCCGGTCAGAAGGAGGCAAAGAAATGA
- a CDS encoding TRAP transporter substrate-binding protein, which yields MITMNRRTLIMSSVAMGATLAAPRIMLASAPEFSFKFANIMPVDHPLNTRMTEASNKISEQTDGRVSIQVFPASQLGTDADMLSQLRSGGLDLLAQTGLIAATLVPPAAITGVGFAYPDYAQVWKSVDGELGRSIRTAFEKVNLIAFEKMWDNGFRQTTSIGKPIKSPEDLKGFKIRVPPAPLWTSLFKSLGAAPTSIPWGETYSALQTHVADGLENPLAGIYFAKMYEVQKYLSRTNHMWDGFWILANRDNFEVLPEDLRDIVVTEINRSALVQRADVEKLNSELQAELTSKGLEFIDVDVSKFRATLQASSFYSDWKGRFGEEAWALLESTSGKLI from the coding sequence ATGATCACAATGAATCGACGCACGCTTATTATGAGTTCCGTGGCTATGGGCGCCACGCTTGCAGCGCCGCGCATCATGCTCGCGAGCGCGCCTGAGTTTTCGTTTAAATTTGCCAACATCATGCCCGTTGACCATCCGCTCAACACCCGCATGACCGAGGCTTCCAACAAGATTAGCGAGCAAACCGACGGCCGGGTCAGCATTCAGGTGTTTCCCGCGAGCCAGCTCGGCACGGATGCTGATATGCTAAGCCAGCTTCGATCGGGTGGCTTGGACCTTCTTGCGCAGACAGGCCTCATCGCAGCCACACTCGTCCCGCCGGCGGCCATCACCGGCGTAGGATTTGCCTATCCCGACTACGCGCAGGTCTGGAAGTCGGTGGATGGCGAGCTCGGCCGGAGCATCCGGACGGCTTTTGAGAAGGTCAACCTGATCGCCTTCGAGAAGATGTGGGACAACGGCTTCCGGCAGACGACCTCGATCGGCAAACCGATCAAGTCGCCCGAGGACCTCAAGGGCTTCAAGATCCGCGTCCCTCCTGCGCCGCTCTGGACATCGCTCTTCAAGTCTCTCGGTGCCGCGCCGACGTCGATTCCATGGGGCGAAACATATTCCGCGCTTCAGACCCACGTCGCGGACGGTCTCGAAAACCCGCTCGCTGGCATTTACTTTGCCAAGATGTACGAGGTTCAAAAGTATCTCTCCCGGACCAACCATATGTGGGACGGCTTCTGGATCCTCGCCAATCGGGACAACTTCGAGGTGCTGCCTGAGGACTTGCGTGACATTGTCGTCACCGAGATCAATCGCTCGGCCCTCGTGCAACGCGCCGATGTCGAAAAGCTGAATTCCGAACTCCAGGCAGAGCTGACGAGCAAGGGTCTTGAATTTATCGACGTTGATGTATCCAAGTTTCGCGCGACGCTGCAAGCTTCGTCGTTCTACTCCGATTGGAAGGGGCGTTTTGGCGAGGAAGCATGGGCGTTGCTGGAGTCTACCTCGGGCAAATTGATCTGA
- a CDS encoding TRAP transporter large permease subunit translates to MIAAALVVVEVLVLSAGVFARYAWGKPLIWSDELASMLFLWLSIAGAVLAFHRGQHMRMGVIADAMPPVVRARLEVAALVFCLSVSVLLLPEATTYALHEVPVVTPAMEVSVAWRSFGLPIGLGLMLILGVTNALQRIRLSDFLVGVLVAACLIGLAIAAKPLIMAMGNWNLVLFFVVFIALGVLSGVPIAFVFALAAISYVALGTSRPISVIAGRLDEGMSHLLLLAVPLFVLLGMLMEVTGMAKAMLNFLASLLGHVRGGLCYVLVAAMYLVSGISGSKTADMAAVAPALFPEMKARGSKPGDLVALLAATGAQTETIPPSLVLITIGSVTSVSISALFIGGLLPAFVCGLMLCVVVWWRYRNEDMSGFRKPPAREIFRTFLIALPALALPFIIRTAVVEGVATATEVSTIGIAYSLLAGLLIYRRFDWKRVGPMLVETAVLSGAILFIIAAATAVAWCLTQSGFSRGLVQTMAGLPGGAPIFMIVSIVAFIVLGSVLEGIPAVVLFAPLVFPIAKGLGIHDVHYSIVVILAMGVGLFLPPFGVGYYAACAIGRVNPVEGIKPLWGYMIALLLGLAIVAAVPWISIGFL, encoded by the coding sequence ATGATCGCGGCAGCACTTGTTGTCGTCGAGGTACTCGTGCTGTCGGCGGGCGTCTTCGCCCGCTATGCCTGGGGCAAGCCGCTCATCTGGTCGGACGAGCTCGCTTCCATGTTGTTCCTCTGGCTTTCGATTGCGGGCGCGGTCCTCGCTTTTCACCGCGGACAGCATATGAGGATGGGCGTTATCGCGGACGCGATGCCGCCTGTCGTAAGGGCAAGGCTGGAGGTGGCTGCACTTGTCTTTTGCCTTTCGGTCTCCGTGCTTCTTCTGCCCGAGGCCACGACCTACGCTCTTCATGAAGTTCCGGTCGTCACTCCCGCAATGGAAGTTTCGGTCGCATGGCGTTCGTTTGGTCTTCCGATCGGACTTGGGCTGATGCTTATCCTTGGCGTGACCAACGCTCTCCAGCGCATCAGGCTGAGCGATTTCCTGGTCGGGGTCCTTGTAGCCGCATGCTTGATAGGGTTGGCGATTGCGGCGAAACCGTTGATCATGGCGATGGGCAACTGGAACCTCGTGCTTTTCTTCGTAGTCTTCATCGCACTGGGTGTGCTGAGCGGCGTACCAATCGCGTTCGTGTTCGCTCTCGCTGCCATCAGTTATGTGGCTCTGGGTACGAGCCGTCCGATAAGCGTAATCGCGGGTCGGCTTGATGAGGGAATGTCGCATCTTCTCCTGCTGGCGGTCCCACTGTTCGTGCTGCTGGGTATGCTGATGGAGGTTACGGGCATGGCAAAAGCGATGCTGAACTTCCTGGCGTCCTTGCTCGGACATGTCAGAGGCGGCCTGTGTTACGTCCTCGTAGCGGCAATGTACCTGGTATCGGGGATATCGGGTTCGAAGACCGCCGACATGGCTGCCGTCGCCCCGGCACTGTTCCCGGAGATGAAGGCGAGAGGATCAAAGCCCGGCGATCTCGTGGCCCTGCTTGCGGCTACGGGTGCGCAGACGGAGACGATCCCGCCGAGCCTGGTATTGATCACCATCGGATCGGTCACGAGCGTATCGATTTCGGCCCTGTTCATAGGCGGTCTTTTGCCGGCATTCGTCTGCGGATTAATGCTTTGCGTTGTCGTCTGGTGGCGCTATCGCAACGAGGACATGTCGGGTTTTCGCAAGCCGCCAGCCAGGGAGATCTTCCGCACATTCCTGATTGCGCTTCCGGCTTTGGCCCTGCCTTTTATCATCCGTACAGCGGTTGTCGAAGGTGTTGCTACCGCCACGGAAGTCTCGACAATCGGCATTGCCTACTCGCTGCTGGCAGGCCTCCTCATTTACCGCCGGTTCGACTGGAAGCGGGTAGGTCCGATGCTGGTGGAAACGGCGGTCTTGTCCGGAGCCATCCTTTTCATCATCGCGGCGGCAACGGCTGTGGCTTGGTGCCTGACTCAATCGGGTTTTTCGCGTGGTTTGGTTCAGACAATGGCGGGTCTTCCCGGAGGAGCGCCGATCTTTATGATCGTGTCGATTGTCGCGTTCATTGTGCTCGGTAGCGTGCTGGAAGGTATTCCCGCGGTGGTTCTGTTCGCACCCCTGGTATTTCCGATCGCCAAGGGATTGGGGATCCACGACGTGCACTATTCGATCGTGGTCATTCTGGCCATGGGAGTGGGCCTGTTTCTCCCGCCGTTCGGCGTCGGTTATTATGCCGCCTGTGCAATCGGCCGTGTGAACCCGGTGGAAGGCATAAAGCCGCTGTGGGGGTACATGATCGCCCTGCTTCTCGGGCTTGCGATCGTCGCGGCGGTGCCCTGGATCTCGATCGGTTTCCTGTGA
- a CDS encoding MBL fold metallo-hydrolase yields MRNARFEIDRRNLLLAGGVALSGAVLGANSIAAPAEASPVSGAQAPDFYRFPIGDAQVTVVSDGPLPLGDPTQSFLGVPADEIRSMLTHGFLPTDEVILAQNAPVVNIGGKLILFDTGMGSLKQFGPTTGRLKSCLAAANIALEDIDAVVCSHAHWDHVGGIWGDDGEPTFPNAQVYISQTDYDFWTDEKKLGGDLNGLVKAAIHNLKPVRDRMVFFKDEQEFLPGIHAISAPGHTLGHSCFMIESAGKTMCYGGDLTHHPVLLFVKPLMEFAFDTDPRLSAQSRVRILKMLASNRIPFMSYHFPWPGYGHVGIAGDGFEYFPEPLHLSLLD; encoded by the coding sequence ATGAGAAATGCACGTTTCGAGATCGACCGCCGCAACTTACTATTGGCAGGAGGAGTTGCTTTGAGTGGAGCCGTTTTGGGTGCGAACAGTATAGCGGCTCCCGCTGAGGCAAGCCCCGTTTCCGGCGCACAAGCTCCGGATTTTTATCGATTTCCCATTGGGGACGCCCAGGTAACCGTCGTTTCAGACGGCCCACTTCCGCTCGGCGACCCGACACAAAGCTTTCTCGGCGTTCCTGCCGACGAGATAAGATCCATGCTGACCCACGGCTTCTTGCCCACGGATGAGGTCATTCTCGCTCAGAACGCACCTGTCGTGAACATCGGTGGCAAGCTGATTTTGTTCGACACGGGGATGGGATCGCTCAAGCAATTTGGCCCGACGACTGGCCGTCTCAAGTCTTGCTTGGCCGCCGCGAATATTGCGCTGGAAGATATTGATGCTGTCGTCTGTTCGCATGCTCATTGGGACCACGTCGGCGGAATCTGGGGCGACGACGGGGAACCAACGTTTCCAAACGCCCAGGTGTACATCAGCCAAACCGACTACGATTTCTGGACCGACGAGAAAAAACTTGGAGGCGATCTCAACGGTCTTGTTAAAGCAGCGATCCACAACCTTAAACCCGTGCGGGACCGCATGGTTTTTTTCAAGGACGAACAAGAGTTCCTTCCGGGTATTCATGCCATTAGCGCTCCTGGACACACACTCGGCCATAGCTGCTTTATGATAGAATCGGCAGGCAAAACAATGTGCTATGGCGGCGATCTCACCCATCATCCGGTGCTTCTGTTCGTAAAGCCTTTGATGGAATTTGCCTTCGATACCGATCCCAGACTATCGGCTCAATCCCGTGTGCGTATTTTAAAAATGTTGGCCTCCAATAGAATTCCCTTCATGTCCTACCACTTCCCATGGCCGGGCTACGGGCACGTTGGCATAGCGGGAGACGGTTTCGAGTATTTTCCTGAGCCACTACATCTTAGCCTGTTGGACTGA
- a CDS encoding glycoside hydrolase family 3 C-terminal domain-containing protein yields the protein MTDTKALLDNMTLAEQVSLLSGDTFWSLPPIDRLGVGRLRLTDGPNGARGAGSFVGGVTAAAFPVGIAIGASWNPDLAKEIGSAIGDEVLSKGAHVSLAPTVNIQRSVTNGRNFECFSEDPILTAELAVGYIEGLQSKKVGATIKHFVGNESEIERTTISSDIDERTLREVYLIPFEVAVKRAKVWAVMSSYNRLNGTYTAESHWLLKEVLRGDWGFNGVMMSDWFGSRSTAPTVNAGLDLEMPGPTRDRGPKLLAAVEGGEVSAETIRACVHNILTLMERTGAINDHREFKEYAINRPEHRALIRRAGAESAVLLQNDGILPLAQQGTVAIIGPNAKIAQVMGGGSAQLNPHYVVSPWQGLVDALGEEYLFYAQGCSNYRFQPLIENPTTFEFFQGRELAGEPVKVVEEPSSLGVWLPPVAEGTVDPHRFSARMRTTFRASEAGVYRVGLTSAGLGRVYVDGKLVVDAWASWTRGTTFFEEGCEEVAGDITLEAGRTYEVVAEYARHDHVNLYIAAIRVGIGRFSAEAEIAEAAAVAANADHAVVFVGRTGDWDTEGSDLSGIALPGLQNQLVEAVIAANPNTIVVLQTGGPVEMPWLSGARAVLQCWYPGQEAGNAIADVLLGKAEPSGRLAQTFPVRWGDNPTHTEDDAVYPGKDGHVRYDEGVFVGYRHYDRHGIKPLFPFGHGLGYSSFAMSDLTVGLPDAAGAVTVTLGLTNIGERPGSAVVQIYVGDVEASVPRPVKELKAFSKIALEPGEKRKMSFVLDARTFAFFDTTERRWRVEAGEFAVMAGFSATDIRLSGTVTQKNAVLPL from the coding sequence ATGACTGATACAAAAGCATTGCTCGATAATATGACTTTGGCCGAGCAGGTCTCGCTACTTTCCGGCGATACGTTCTGGTCTTTACCGCCCATCGACCGCCTAGGGGTAGGAAGATTGCGCTTGACCGACGGCCCCAACGGCGCCCGCGGGGCGGGGTCTTTTGTCGGAGGTGTGACTGCAGCGGCTTTCCCGGTGGGCATCGCCATCGGAGCGAGTTGGAATCCGGACCTAGCCAAGGAAATCGGCAGTGCCATAGGTGACGAGGTTCTTTCAAAAGGTGCCCACGTCTCGTTAGCCCCCACCGTTAACATCCAGCGCAGCGTCACAAACGGCCGCAACTTTGAGTGCTTCTCTGAGGATCCGATACTGACGGCGGAACTTGCCGTCGGCTATATCGAAGGTCTGCAGTCCAAGAAAGTCGGTGCCACGATAAAACATTTCGTCGGCAACGAGTCCGAGATTGAACGTACAACCATCTCTTCAGATATCGATGAACGCACTCTGCGCGAAGTCTACTTGATACCCTTTGAGGTGGCGGTGAAGCGGGCAAAGGTCTGGGCCGTGATGTCTTCGTATAACAGACTAAACGGTACTTACACGGCGGAAAGCCATTGGCTGTTGAAAGAGGTTCTGCGCGGTGACTGGGGTTTTAACGGCGTGATGATGTCGGACTGGTTCGGCTCGCGTTCGACCGCACCCACCGTGAATGCGGGGCTGGATCTGGAGATGCCTGGCCCGACCCGCGACCGCGGCCCCAAGCTACTGGCCGCGGTCGAAGGCGGCGAGGTAAGTGCCGAGACGATCCGCGCCTGTGTGCACAATATCCTGACGTTGATGGAACGCACCGGTGCAATCAACGATCATCGCGAGTTTAAGGAGTACGCCATTAATCGGCCGGAACATAGGGCGCTCATCAGGCGGGCGGGAGCGGAAAGCGCAGTTCTACTGCAGAATGACGGGATTCTGCCATTGGCTCAGCAAGGTACGGTCGCCATCATCGGCCCCAATGCCAAGATCGCGCAGGTTATGGGAGGCGGCTCGGCACAGTTGAACCCTCACTATGTCGTCAGTCCGTGGCAGGGGCTGGTGGACGCGCTGGGTGAGGAATACCTGTTCTACGCTCAGGGTTGCAGCAATTATCGGTTTCAGCCGCTGATCGAAAACCCGACAACCTTCGAATTTTTCCAAGGAAGGGAACTTGCTGGCGAGCCGGTGAAGGTTGTCGAGGAACCGTCGAGCCTTGGTGTTTGGTTGCCCCCCGTGGCCGAGGGCACGGTCGATCCGCATCGCTTTTCGGCCCGGATGCGCACCACTTTCAGGGCGTCAGAAGCGGGCGTCTATCGCGTCGGGCTGACCTCGGCTGGGCTTGGCCGGGTCTATGTGGACGGCAAGCTTGTGGTGGACGCCTGGGCTTCCTGGACACGCGGTACCACATTCTTTGAAGAAGGCTGCGAAGAGGTCGCGGGTGACATCACGCTCGAAGCCGGCCGTACATACGAGGTCGTCGCCGAGTACGCCCGGCACGATCACGTCAACCTCTATATCGCCGCAATTCGGGTAGGAATAGGCAGGTTTTCGGCCGAAGCGGAGATTGCCGAGGCAGCAGCCGTCGCCGCAAACGCTGATCATGCGGTAGTCTTCGTGGGCAGAACGGGCGACTGGGATACCGAGGGTTCCGATCTCAGCGGCATTGCACTTCCTGGTCTGCAGAACCAGCTTGTTGAGGCGGTAATTGCGGCCAATCCGAACACGATTGTCGTACTACAAACCGGTGGACCGGTGGAAATGCCCTGGCTTTCCGGTGCTCGTGCAGTATTGCAATGCTGGTATCCCGGACAGGAGGCTGGCAACGCGATCGCCGATGTGCTCCTCGGCAAGGCCGAGCCCTCGGGCCGACTGGCACAGACCTTCCCCGTGCGCTGGGGTGACAATCCCACACATACCGAGGATGACGCGGTCTATCCAGGCAAGGATGGCCATGTGCGATATGACGAAGGTGTGTTCGTCGGTTATCGGCACTACGATCGCCACGGCATTAAGCCGCTGTTCCCCTTCGGTCATGGTCTCGGTTATTCAAGCTTTGCGATGTCGGACCTGACGGTAGGGCTACCGGATGCTGCCGGCGCGGTGACAGTGACACTGGGGTTAACCAACATCGGCGAGCGTCCGGGTTCGGCAGTGGTGCAAATCTATGTCGGGGATGTTGAAGCATCTGTACCCAGACCGGTGAAAGAACTGAAAGCCTTCTCGAAAATCGCCCTGGAACCCGGTGAGAAAAGAAAAATGAGTTTCGTTCTCGACGCCCGAACATTTGCCTTCTTCGACACGACCGAGCGGCGCTGGCGGGTAGAGGCGGGAGAATTTGCAGTAATGGCTGGGTTCTCGGCTACTGACATCCGTTTGAGTGGAACTGTCACGCAAAAGAACGCTGTCTTGCCGCTCTGA